The DNA region ATTATTGATCCTAAGTTGGATTCTAATTCTAACAATCTTGCATGATAAACTTATATAGTACTCCTTCCGTTTCCTAATGTTCTTCCCGTACGTAAACCTTTTGCAtggtttttaaagtaaattttgagccttaatatctctaaatacgcatcctaagaattgtaaaaaatataataaacaagtatacattaagacgaatctaacgagatctcacattgatatattttatcatctatataggttttaaaaatcttaattaaatttttctcttcAAAGTAGAATATTTTAAACGGGAAGAATATTAGAAAACACAGAGAGTACTTTTCAGTCCCTTTACATTGACAACGTTAcgcaaataaaaataagaatttttgAATATTATACTGCAAATTCAACGAAACAAATTAACTACTATTATTTAAGAAAGTGTGCAAGAAAATGCTTTGTCCTAATTCCTAAATCTTAAACAAACAATACATATCTCAATGTGCCTTGACAACAGAGAATTGGTTGGATTCTTTTCTAATTGTTGAAGcatattatgataataataaaaataattaatgattaaCCCATAAAAACCCTgctaatcaagtaatcatcttAATACACAAAAAATGAACCAAAAAGGTGAATTGGCATTCTGTCAAATCATTCACAAGAAAAAGCAAAGAATAAAGATTACTATTGATAATAGTTCGGCGTGTtaagtgttcccttttggtAGGCAAAAGCAAATCTCTTAAAAGAATATTGTCAATTTTCATGATCtaatattaattatcaaattaattttaatttaataattttacaaataacaATAATCCCCATATAATTTCCCCTATTTTTAGTCAAATGAGTAGGAATATAGATCtgagttggtatatattattgtggatTTGTGGTTCGGTTCAGTCAATTTCTTCTACATCTTGGACTAGTTTTCCGATTTTTCccatttaatcaaaaaattgtcgcataaaatagttaaatggtaaaaatttaaaaggacCAAATCATATGTCATTAATAATATTGTggtttaggtaaaaaaaaactacatcGTGCAgctaaattttcatttaaattaaagaaatagtaaACTTGAATTATTAAATCTAATTCTACctatttgaaaatcatgactGATTTATTTAGTTGTTGAAAACTTCTTTTTCATCCTTATGCTTATTATAAAAGTTGTATTGTACGATGATTATTAGGAAAATCAATTCCTCATTTTCCTCTGCTATGTAGCCTCTACCCcgaaatcataaaaatattttgcttatttatattaattatttctcaccaattacattatatatatttcCTTCATctcattatacttgctatatttaattttttacgcaatccaatgtgttattttgatcatttatatattgaattatacaaatttaaaaatcataaaaagttaatattataaatacttgtgattagacgattcaaacaaaatctcacttgactatattttattttagacgattcaaacaaaatctcatttgactatattttattttacttattaaccataatatataaaataaacttaaatgatTAATATTAGCGCACCATAAAAACAGAGCACTTATTCAAAAAAGCAAAAGGCTAATCATCAATCCTCCATAAATTAAAACACCACTTTTTCTCTTGAGGGGCATAGTGAGAGAATgtgaaaacttaaaaatattactTTCTCTTCATACCAAAAGAAAAACAGCagaaatttattaaagaaaCATTAAGGAATAATCTTTTacttataaataagctaacttCACATTCATTTATTTGTAGAATatgtttttcacaaattttctaCGATTTCATGTTGACAACTTAATactattttaattgatttggccCATGTATATTTAGTCTATTATTATAGTGATCatgtataattttaaagtgatcaaccAGAAAATAAAATGCACTTATTGTAATATAAATCTATCTCAAAGTgaaatgattttatatttttttctattaaaaagAGATTAAAGCACTTTTttgaattcaaaaaaaatatattttacccACATTTTACTACTTATAAACCATAACTTGTAAGGAAGAACAAATGCTAATAGCTAGCTAGCTTCTTCCTTTTAACACATTTACAATTTCCCATTTCTCTTTACTCTTCATTTTCTTCCCTTATAAACCCTCCTTATCTCAATTAACCTTCATAACTTGAAAAAAAGAATTGTTAGTTCGTTGAAAATGTCTgcttcatttcaaactcttccAAATCCCGGGCCGCCTCAGCAGCCCGGAATTTACCCAACTACTACTTCCACTACCACATCCGCAAGTGATGATCCGAACGCAAACGGGTCGGATCATTCAAGTGGGTCATTTGGTATGGTTTTTATTGTCCTTGCGGTAATTCTAGTAATCTCAGCTATTGCATGTGCCGTAGGCCGATTTTGTGGTAAAAAGTCTAATAAATCCCACAAATCAAATCATCCAAAGGCTCATAAAAATAAGAGCCATGGGAAAAATGAATATAACAATAACCCAAACTACAACCAGAACCCCAACTATAACCCGAACCCGAATCATAACCCGAACATGAATGGTGGGTATAACCATAGCCACATGATGAACCACCACCAAATCAATAGCCAAAAAGGCGGAAATCCTTACAAGCAACAGGGTGGAGGGGGTGGTGGAAGTGGGCCGGGTGGGCGTCCAAAAAACCCGGATATGGAATTCGGGTATAGGTCCAAAGAAGGTGATATCATGCTAGGGTTTCAACCAAAGACCCGGACAATGTTTCCTAATAACAAAAttgctaataataataataatggtgatTTTAGAGTTGATAGTATGGGAAGAGGAGGTATGgaaaatcatcgtcatcatcatggAATGGGGGATCCTAGAGATTTTCCTTAgatttgattattaaaatttatttaaataaattaattaccatTTAACTAGGAATATATATTGTTGAAGATCTCcttcataaaataacttttaattttttttcttttttctttcttatattttttaatttaatgattatattatttatggtgCTAATTAAATTAAGTTTGGAGGGTATGAAAATGTGTACGAAGTAAGGTATATTTTACTATGACAAAACTTTTGTGTTATCAAATTAAGTTTTAACATAGTGTTTAATTGATTGATTTAAGTTTGGATGCTAATTAAATTCCAAGTATTTCAATTTGGGTTTAAataatccatatatatatatattgtcatcctaataagttttttattttacgtTTTATATTGCGAAATTATGATTAGAAATTAAATactactacctcctattcagctgaattgtcccattttttttttggcactattcacttatcactcttaatttgtattttactcttaatctataagttaaaacatagtcatatgggatcttgtttgattcgtctcaatacaaggattattaatatcaactttttataatttttaattaagcataatttgagatattaagagttaaaatgttgcctcggcaagtgtgaaaagtcaaatgggacagttcagctgaataggagggagtattaaataatTATCTTCTAATTTAGCTTGTAAATCTTCTAGAGAAGATATTAAGATCAAATATAGATTACCAATATACATGGCTtccttaaaacaaaaaattctaTTCCACAATTCCATAATCTCTAAATTGTCATACAATTGTAAGTAGGaaatttttatctttaatatctaaaattattgataaaacatttttaaaacaCAACTCACTACCATTAATATTGATATAGAATTTcctttatttattgtaaatgaTGATGCACTACCATTAAAACTTAGTGTTATGTTAGTAGTAGGTAGTACCAATATGTGTACAATTTACTTTTTAGGTACGGTGCTGGAAATGTGCCCACTGAAAAAGGAAAAGCATTGGATCAAAGGGACACCTATTCAATTAATATTTCAAccttttttacaaaaaatcttgaaacGAGCAATGGGTCAAAACATAAATGCATTCTTTTAAAGAATTCAAATtaagataaattataaatttttttttaggaaaattatAATGTTTAAAGCTAAGGAGATttctcttttttaaattttcaacaaATTATATGTTATGTAACAAATTACTAAGTACTGATTAATTAGAATCATATAAGTCATTTTAATACTCCTATGTTATGTTTTAGATGCTATATTAGGACTTTGCACGAGAATTAAAAAATGAGTATTTTGTGTTAGAAAGACCTTTATAATTCCTAATAAATAGATTTGAtggaaaaaggaaaataaagaaTGAGTATGTTTTAGACCGTTATATCCAGCTTGAAGGTGATTCACTGACAGTCGTAAGAGTTATTGTGAATCGAGTGGAAGGCTTCTCTCCTATCCATTTGATCTATGACGATATCTTCTATCTTTGTACTAGTTTTTTGGATTTTGGTTGTAGTTTTGTTAGCCGCAATGGTAATATTTTAGCTCATTTAGTGGCTAGGTGGGATTCCGGGGCTGCTAACGAAAAAATTTGTATGAACCCTTTTTCCCAAGGCCTTTTAATCTCGATTGAGCTCGATTTATAATATGCCACAGATTTAcctaagaaaaaagaaaaataaatataaagaatTTTATCAAGatcataatttgattttttacatcTTCATTAACTTaggattttttttgaaagaaacattCACATAGTATAGGAGTAATCATAGTTGTGATTTCTTTGAATAATTGATAAAGATTTTACATTTATAACATTTTGAACAGCATAAGTGATTCTCAAATTGTtgacaaaatgacccaaaatatttattttacgtGGTTTAGAATTTGAGAATTGCAATAAATGttcaaatattacaaaataattatgatAAGATGAATCaaagtattatttaattttattttaaaatactacAAATTTAATACTCTCTAATCTCAATTAAATGTCAATATTAGGAGTGTTCAAAATCGAATATATAATCGATTTAGATTTTGACTTCGAAATTTCAGATATTTAAAATCCTAATTCGGTTCCGATTCGACCAAATTGAGCATTCGAAATTCTAATATCCAGTTTATTACGAATCAGATGTCGGGTATCAATTTTTTTCAaacattcttttttttaaaaaaaaattttgcgcTTTTGTACACCAGACATTTAAGCCcacttctctttctttctttaatcaaatttacattttatattttgaaaaccAAGTCATTTTGGCAATATGATTGGGTAAAGTctaaattaatcaataattgataAGCTATGTCACTTAATTGCAgttaaaaattagtaaaactTAGAAGATTTAAAGCATAAATAgagtttttctataaataaaaaataaaataattaaaaaaaaaatgaaaacttgGATTTTCAGTTTCACTGAAATCACGATCTGAATCCAAtttcaatatccaaaatatCCAATTTTAAAAATCGAATAAACTATCCAATTTAAATATTAGATAGTGAATATTTCAGACTGGATAACATATCTCAAATTAAGCTTATACCAgaaatttctaatcaatcaccGTAATTTGTAAATATCAAGGACAAAACATTTTCAGTCGtcactcattttcttttatgcggGGCTCTTTCTTTTTGGAGGTAAAATAGACCACTTTCCTCTAGTCCTCCCTTTAAAGAAGTACGTGTATGAATTGTTCGTCACCTCCCCTCACCCAAACTCCGCCTTTGTGCGGGATATtgggtacgatgatgatgatggtgatgatgatgatgacaaaaGGACAAAACAAATaccaataaaataaacaaaacaaaaaaaataaattgaaatccTAAAATCCCCGCTCTATTACATCCTTCTGCATAAGAGTGATTTGTCAATATTATAAAGAGCGGTTATTTACTTAGACTATCTCAAGTTGATACTAgctagtactccctccgttcttttttgttcttctcgtttactttttgcacagttttcaaggtaaattttaaacctcaatatctctaaatacacatgataaaaaattctttataaaaaaagtataaatttagacgaatctaacgacatctcatatagatatattttatcttctaaatatgtgtaaaaatatttatcaaatttctctctGGTTCTGCTAGAATGAATTACCAGTAACAAGAATGAATTACGCACAACTTTTTAGAGTTCTCGGCTTCTCGCTCTAACAAGAATGACCCAAGAtacaaagattgaaaaaaatagaagGTTATATATTTGAACAATAACACAAGTAGAATTTTAGTAAAAGTAGACACGTTCTTGTATGAATTTAGTAAATGTTAAAATAGGGTGCGACCGATCTTAAATTTTAGGATTATGGGTTAGAAATTGTGGGTTACTAATGTAGAGAAATTTTTATGTGGACTTAGTGCACACTAAAATATTATGAACCAAGTCTTAACACTTCTATTCTTACTTTCTTCACTCTCTTTACTTTTTACtacatactttaaaataattgaaaaaaaactttttgaaaaaaataatttaaattttatttttttaattttaattttcgtttgttaattttaatttttaaaattttaaattttttttatttttttaattttttaatttttagtttttaaaattttaatttgaatttttaacttttaatatttaattttaaatattttaaatatttattttttaaaattttaaaaattttttaagagTAGAATAGAGTGTAAGAGTTTAAGAGTAGAATAGAGTAGAGTGTAATGGAGTGGAGTGAAGTATAAGAGTAAAAAAGTGGAGTGGAAAAGTAACGTGGAATGAAAGAAAAGAATGTAAATGTTGGTCCACAAAAATATTAGTGTGGACTAAGTTTATACTAGACTTAATTTACTAATGTAATGGATGAAAGATGTAGGCTAATAAGCGACAATTAAGGAGTGATGTACAATAAAGTTATTATGCACAAGTCTATATCAAATTTATTCTCATAAATGTTTTGCTTGGATGAATACTAATATAGATAGTATATCTTTATCTACTAatcaaatttctatttattGCATTAAACAGAAAATTAGCAATAACAATTAACCATATATGCATGCGAATCAGAGAAATAAACGTACAATACTCTTTAACAAAGAAAGTCAGTTAAATATCAACACCACTAGGAGTACCCCAGTACTCTTTACCAATAATCAGCTTGATGTCAATTGTCATGGTACTATTTTTTGCTCATTCAAAAGAGAAAgatggattttttttaaaaaaaatagtaataaatgaaaagagtatgtgcatgaaattaaaagagtgttaaaatgtatggactagaataaaaaaaagtgatggaccattatccaaaaataaaaatgttgcaaattaagtgggacggaccaaaatggaaaatgatgcaaattcaatggaacagagggagtattttcTTTTACCCTTCAAAATATACGATACATCCTGCAActgatatattatattattcatcttcgttttgaaataaaaatatttataattgataGTGATATGTTGTATGTGAAAATGTCATTATcgattataataaatataatgaaaCTGAGGTATAAATTAGGGGGTATAATGGTGGAATACGTAAACAAAGATGCAGGGTAGAATCAACACAAGAGTTTCAGTTTCATGAGcaataatgtatatatttattgggcCGGATCACTTTGAATATTGAGCTGAATAAATTAGGTTGTTCTAACAAGAAAAACTTAAAAGAGAAATTCTTAATTAAGACCGCTTATCATGAGACGACTTAATATGagctaatttaatttttattttattacaaattaatgaaaaaagcaGTTTCGGTTTAGTTATTTGTTGTTTAAGTTTAActcaattaattatatttttatttggatCCATTCtataatgagacggtctcaaacAAGACTTATTGTAACTTGAAAGGAAGTAAGAACAAGTTCCTAATCAATGGTAGAAGGTTTAGGAGGCTCATGATTAGAACCGTGTAATGGGTCAGATAAAAGTTGAGTTGAGCTCAAATAAAAAAGAGTCGGATTAAGTTGggctcaaataaaaaataaaacggaCTCAAATAGGCCGGTTGTGTCCTATCAAGGCGCTCCGCTCGGTTTgacctattttttattttgttcttctaaatattcattaaaataagcATGTTGGATTGATTAAAATTTCCTATAACTTAATTACTTACTTTTGCAATTATACTTTGagtattgaaaattataaatctataataTTGTATCTAAGGACCCATATATAGCCTTAGcgaattttatttaaatgatgACCAAGTCTAATTTATAGATTTTAGGTTAGTTGGATTTTTTATAAGAAAGCAAGAGTTACAATGCGCTCTTGATACAAAAGTTTTGATTAAGATAAAAGGTAGTATTTCCTCCTTTCCAATATACATGTTACATATTACGTTTACGCAATATAATATGTAAGTTACATTATTTATATCTTAAActatttttaactaaaaattataaaaattagagcaattaaatgattcaaataaaattccacTCGACTATATTTATTCTTACACATTTATCGcgatatataaataataatatcattatgTCTAATATAGCAAATCTTTCAAAATAGATGAAGTGTATTGAAGTTGTTATCCCATCATCACTCACTATAATTAAATTATCTCAAAATAGAAAGTTTATCCAATAATAGAAAAACCcctacaaaaatcaaaatgctTCTGGATCCTCTTTCATGTTGTACTATTATCAAAGTGGTCCATAAATGcaccattttcatttttcacaaCAATGAACTTCACCAATACTCCGCATGCTATGATCATCGTCGACAGAGTTTGTTTTCATTGAATCACATGAAAACAAAAAATCTTTGATCTTCAAATGCTTTAGGAatctttctctctttctctttctagaTCGTTACAGGTAGCTTTCCCGCTTTTTTGAACCTTTCTTTTGGCCGTTAAATCTCTCTTTCTAACGTAGTCAAATTGCCAGATGTATCTGACTCAATAATGATTTTGTACTGATTTTTATCATTACTATAAAACTGGgttttcaaaattacaatttGGGTGAAAGTAAAATTTTCATTGCAGAAGAAGATTTTATTAGTGAATACcaaatgtttgatgaaatgAGTCAGTTAGAAAGAGCATTACATAGTTTAAGACCCTTAGTTTTAGAGTCTGATAATTGGgattattttgttgtttggaAGCTTGGTGATGATCCTTCTAGGTTACCCTTTCTattattttactaaatttttGTAATAAGTTTGCTAATCTAAAGATTTTGTTTGATGGGTGTGCTTTTGATTGAATTAGTAAATTTTGATTGATGcgtgtttttgtttttggtagGTTTATTGAATGGATGGGTTGCTGCTGTAATGGTAGTAAGAAGCAGGAAAATGGGTTGAAGAAGGTGAAGAAACAGAAGGCCGGTAgttcaaaccaagtttgtaggGATGATTCTTTTGTTCATTTAGCTAATACTAAGTCTTGTGAAGCTCTTGCTAAATTTCCTCCATTTTTGTCGGTTTTTTCTGGGTAATATATCCTTTATATGCTCTACAATTcgcttattttttgaatgaaTTTGTGAATGAGTTGATTGAGGTTGAATAGATTCAATTATTTGAGGCAAATGAATTGCAGGCTTCATGGAGAAGTTGTGATTTCCTGTCAACCCCATTGGCTTTCGGCTGATTCAAAGGTTTTTATTCATTCTTTTGTTCTTTTATTCCGTTGCTGCGTCTCATGTTGTTTTAGCTCAATTGTTGCTGGTGCTAATAGGCTTATGTTGTGGACTGATTGATTTCTTATGAATTAACAGTTGATCTTTGTATGTTTGATGATATGCTTTGCTTTATTACTAAGTAAatgaatgttgatttttgtgaaataaaACATTATTCTCCATTTGTTTAGTTGTTACACGTTCTCCTTTTATCCGGGGCTTTTTGAAAGAAGTGTAACAATTCAAAATGGAGGATAGTAATAGGTCATATATGTATCTAGACTGTGTTACGACGTCTTTCGACGTCACCTAAAATACCCATGTTCGGTTCTTGAGACTCCGACGTGGGTGTAGACTGAGGATACTTCATTTTGGACAAAACAACACGGTATGTTTAGTATGGTCTTCTCTGGTTTAAGGCTATGCTATTGCTTAGTATGTCTCCCTATTACACTTATCTTTATCTAATTAGGCAGTATATGATGCTAATTGATGCCTATGTGATTACTTGTGTAAAAGTTGGAGTCCCAAGATTCATGAAGTTGTTCTATTCTATGTTATTCTCGACATTCGAACTTGTGTAGGAcaattggacacttcattttggACCGAAAATTATGGATTTTTCTCCTTAAATTAACCGAGTCTGACACTTGGACAAAAACCGATATCTTATATGAGTTTTCAAGTTCAAATAATAATGCCATACTGGAAAGGTGTTTCATTTAGTTGCAAAGATGTTGCTCTTTCTTAGTAATAGTTATTTCCAGACTTGATTCCAACATTTTCTTTCTCCAGGAATCCTGTGGAACCCATGTTCTAATACCTGTGTTTGGTGGTCTAGTAGAGCTGTACTCATCAAAGCTTGTAAGAAAAAGTCCCCCACCCCATTAGATTTTCAATGTTTCAGAGATAATAAGATAGAACTAAATGCTAGATGTATACTCATTCTGCATTTTATGATTTGTTGTATGATTTGTTAGCTAGAACGAAATGAAAGCATAATAGAATATGTGGAAGCTCTGTTCAACATCAAGTCAGAACTGGAAACTATGTCCACCTCTACTCTAACATTTGATGGGCAATCCATCAACTCATACGTCGATAAGAGCATTAGTTGCATATCATCCCTAAATCAAGCGAACATTCCAACTTGGCCTCAACCTTTGATCCCATTAGCCCTTCACAGCAGTGAGACAAACTTAGATGGATCCTCTACTGGTTCATTTCCTTTAGATGAGCGCCCTTCTCCTGATTCCAACCCTTGTTCCGCGGCTCATCAAAAATCCTTAAAGCTGCTCACTGCCAATCACGAAAATTCTATCATCCCTGTGGACAGAATAGACAATAGACGTAAGCCTGAAAAAGGACAGTGCAAATCAAAGAATCTTATAACAGAAAGGAATAGGAGACAGAGGATTAACGATGGAATTCTTGCTCTTCGCGCTCTGGTCCCAAAGATCACCAAGGTAATTACAGTTGCTTTACGAATTATGATCATATGTTCTTTAGTTAAATTAATTCAATGCCCTTAAGTGGTTCCCACCTAAGTGGGGTTTAGGGGTCGGTTTTACGCAACCTAATCCATTATAAttcaaaaccaaagaactatacgTCTCTGActgatgaatgataaatgatgtATGCTGTCGATAAGTGATAAGTTTTCTTGTTAGCTCAGATGCACAAAGCTGCAACACTAGCAGATGCAATTGATTATATAGTAGAGCTAAATAATGAGATCAAGGAACTAAAAGGTGAGCTTAAAAGTTCGAGCGTTGAAGACTCTTACAGGAAGAACACTTCGACACTAAAAGTTTCCGGTTTGGATAAAAAGGTCAGGGAGCCGAACCAAGCTAACACCTCTCTTGCAGAAGGACCAAAACTAGAGGTATAGTTCGGACAGGAAAATAATGTTCTTATAACTGTGCGTATCTTGTTATATTTTCATTAACAAGGAAATTGTTTGGTTGTAACGATATGCCATGTTGGTTATTTGTACTGATTAGGTTCTTGTACAAACGAACAAGCTCAGTACCGGC from Amaranthus tricolor cultivar Red isolate AtriRed21 chromosome 3, ASM2621246v1, whole genome shotgun sequence includes:
- the LOC130807534 gene encoding transcription factor bHLH90 isoform X1 encodes the protein MFDEMSQLERALHSLRPLVLESDNWDYFVVWKLGDDPSRFIEWMGCCCNGSKKQENGLKKVKKQKAGSSNQVCRDDSFVHLANTKSCEALAKFPPFLSVFSGLHGEVVISCQPHWLSADSKESCGTHVLIPVFGGLVELYSSKLLERNESIIEYVEALFNIKSELETMSTSTLTFDGQSINSYVDKSISCISSLNQANIPTWPQPLIPLALHSSETNLDGSSTGSFPLDERPSPDSNPCSAAHQKSLKLLTANHENSIIPVDRIDNRRKPEKGQCKSKNLITERNRRQRINDGILALRALVPKITKMHKAATLADAIDYIVELNNEIKELKGELKSSSVEDSYRKNTSTLKVSGLDKKVREPNQANTSLAEGPKLEVLVQTNKLSTGNFLLRIVCQQRHGVFTKLLQALDYLDLPVEDVNLTTCHGKLSALFVVQSKKEEIREEDLKDSLHLAGFSSSFDSGRNNYYLSRT
- the LOC130807533 gene encoding uncharacterized protein LOC130807533 codes for the protein MSASFQTLPNPGPPQQPGIYPTTTSTTTSASDDPNANGSDHSSGSFGMVFIVLAVILVISAIACAVGRFCGKKSNKSHKSNHPKAHKNKSHGKNEYNNNPNYNQNPNYNPNPNHNPNMNGGYNHSHMMNHHQINSQKGGNPYKQQGGGGGGSGPGGRPKNPDMEFGYRSKEGDIMLGFQPKTRTMFPNNKIANNNNNGDFRVDSMGRGGMENHRHHHGMGDPRDFP
- the LOC130807534 gene encoding transcription factor bHLH90 isoform X2 translates to MGCCCNGSKKQENGLKKVKKQKAGSSNQVCRDDSFVHLANTKSCEALAKFPPFLSVFSGLHGEVVISCQPHWLSADSKESCGTHVLIPVFGGLVELYSSKLLERNESIIEYVEALFNIKSELETMSTSTLTFDGQSINSYVDKSISCISSLNQANIPTWPQPLIPLALHSSETNLDGSSTGSFPLDERPSPDSNPCSAAHQKSLKLLTANHENSIIPVDRIDNRRKPEKGQCKSKNLITERNRRQRINDGILALRALVPKITKMHKAATLADAIDYIVELNNEIKELKGELKSSSVEDSYRKNTSTLKVSGLDKKVREPNQANTSLAEGPKLEVLVQTNKLSTGNFLLRIVCQQRHGVFTKLLQALDYLDLPVEDVNLTTCHGKLSALFVVQSKKEEIREEDLKDSLHLAGFSSSFDSGRNNYYLSRT